In Pseudomonas grandcourensis, the DNA window ATATGGCGGGTTCAATCTACTGGTTGGCAACAAAAACGAGCTCTGGCACTTCAATGCCCGGGAGACAGAAGCGGTGATGCTGCAACCGGGTGTCTACGGCGTGTCGAACGCCGGACTGGATACGCCGTGGCCAAAGCTGCTCAAGGCCAAGGCTGCATTGAGCGAGGTGCTGGATGATCCGCAACCTCAGGCGCTGTTGGCGTTATTGAGCGATGCGCAGACCGCGCCGTTTGCCGAGTTGCCGGATACCGGTGTGGGGCTTGCCACTGAAACGCTGCTGTCGAGCGTGTTCATTGCCAGCCAGAGCTATGGAACGCGGGCGAGTACGGCGTTGATTGTGCAGGCGGATGGGGCGCTGCATATGGTCGAAAGGAGTTTCGGGCCGTATGGCGGGCATCTTGGGGAAGTGGAGATCAGGCTGTAGTTGTGTGTTGTCTGGACTGGCCCCATCGCGAGCAGGCTCGCTCCCACAAGGATCTCCAGTGAACACAAATTTTGTGAGCACCAGAGATCCTGTGGGAGCGAGCTTGCTCGCGATGGGCGCGCCGCAGATCTAGAGTGGCTTTATCGCCGCCGGATTGATCATCCGCGCCAACCCGAGGTTCTTCAGCGCCAGCTGCAACGAGCTGTGAATCACCTGCGGGTTGTCGATGGTCATCAGCTCAGCCAGCAATTCCTTGGCCTTGCTCAGGTTGATCTGGCGCAGCATCCACTTCACTTTCGGCAAGTTGGTGGCGTTCATCGACAAACTGTCGAACCCCATCGCCATCAACAGCACCGCCGCCGCCGGATCACCGGCCATTTCACCGCAGATGCTCACTGGCTTGCCTTCGGCGTGGGCATCACGCACCACGTTCTGCAGCGCCTGGAGCACCGCCGGGTGAAGGTAATCGTAGAGGTCGGCCACCCGCGGGTTGTTGCGGTCCACAGCCAACAGGTACTGGGTCAGGTCGTTGGAGCCGACCGACAGGAAGTCCACTTGCCGCGCCAGTTCCTTGGTCTGGTACACCGCCGCCGGAATCTCGATCATCACGCCAATCGGCGGCATCGGTACGTCGCAGCCCTCGTCACGCACTTCGCCCCAGGCACGGTGGATCAGGTGCAGGGCTTCCTCCAGCTCGTGGGTGCCGGAAATCATCGGCAGCAGGATGCGCAGGTTGTTCAAGCCTTCACTGGCCTTGAGCATGGCGCGGGTCTGCACCAGGAAAATTTCCGGGTGGTCGAGGGTGACACGGATGCCGCGCCAGCCGAGGAACGGGTTGTCTTCCTTGATCGGGAAGTACGACAGCGCCT includes these proteins:
- a CDS encoding NRDE family protein, coding for MCLIVFAWRPGHALPLVVAANRDEFYARPSLPLAPWPEAPHVHAGRDLEAGGTWLGVGANGRFAALTNIRDPHRPPGRKSRGELVARFLEGDCSIDDYLADVVRRSPEYGGFNLLVGNKNELWHFNARETEAVMLQPGVYGVSNAGLDTPWPKLLKAKAALSEVLDDPQPQALLALLSDAQTAPFAELPDTGVGLATETLLSSVFIASQSYGTRASTALIVQADGALHMVERSFGPYGGHLGEVEIRL